A single region of the Chrysoperla carnea chromosome 5, inChrCarn1.1, whole genome shotgun sequence genome encodes:
- the LOC123300314 gene encoding 5'-3' exonuclease PLD3-like isoform X2, which yields MLRDELDDERVTRWNRQGWCKPSCIPITVILILIFLVVLLPLLDHAMEEDNKLLNKHMRKLYENCPQSCRMSLIESIPQGLTYPNGSISLPSTYDTWSNLIDMAEETIEIGSFYWTLRRSEMWPDDSSEQGENIFQGLLDAGTNRGIKIKIAQNWPTSSQPNTDTEYLTRRGAAEVRSLNFAQINANGGGVLHTKLWVVDRKHFYVGSANLDWRALTQVKEMGAVFYNCSCLAEDIAKIFDVYWMLGENPHIPDKWPDQFSTKYNYDHPMNISFNNMSNYNFLTSIGSSPPTFCPEGRDSDIDTLLRVIQLAEKFIYISVMDYSPLTVFTPRKQYWPVIDNALRTAAIDHRIKVKMLISVWNHSHPSETNFLKSLQDITGSYPGVNLEVKRFKVPGTPEQNKIPFARVNHNKYMVTDNTAYIGTSNWSGDYFTDTAGIGLMMHDPVLNRNTSELTVRGQLQAVFERDWNSEYAYPIE from the exons aTGGAACAGACAAGGTTGGTGCAAGCCTTCCTGTATTCCAATCACAGTCATcctgattttaatatttttagtggtGCTGTTACCACTCTTAGATCATGCTATGGAAGAAGAtaacaaacttttaaataaacatatgcgcaaattatatgaaaattgtcCACAATCTTGCAG AATGTCGTTAATAGAAAGTATACCGCAAGGCCTAACATATCCGAATGGTAGTATATCATTGCCTTCGACATACGATACATGGTCAAATTTAATTGACATGGCTGAAGAAACAATTGAAATCGGATCATTTTATTGGACATTACGACGTTCAGAAATGTGGCCGGATGATTCATCTGAACaaggtgaaaatatttttcaaggattATTAGATGCTGGTACAAATCgtggtattaaaataaaaattgcacaaaattgGCCAACTTCGTCACAACCGAACACCGATACAGAATATTTGACTAGAAGAGGTGCAGCTGAAGTACGAAGTTTAAATTTCGCACAAATCAATGCAAATGGTGGAGGTGTATTGCATACAAAATTATGGGTTGTGGATcgtaaacatttttatgttgGCAGTGCGAATTTAGATTGGAGGGCATTAACAcag gtgaAAGAAATGGGTGCTGTCTTTTATAACTGTAGCTGTTTAGCGGAAGATATAGCTAAAATATTCGAT GTATATTGGATGTTGGGTGAAAATCCACATATTCCTGATAAATGGCCAGatcaattttcaacaaaatacaaTTACGATCATCCAATGAACATATCATTCAATAATATgtctaattacaattttttaacttcaattgGC agTTCACCACCAACATTTTGTCCAGAAGGACGTGATTCAGACATTGATACACTGTTACGCGTAATTCAATTggctgaaaaatttatatatatttcagtaATGGATTATTCTCCGTTAACTGTTTTTACACCACGAAAACAGTACTGGCCTGTTATTGATAATGCTTTACGTACAGCCGCCATTGATCATCggataaaagttaaaatgttgATCAGTGTATGGAATCATTCTCATCCATCAGAAACGAATTTCTTGAAATCATTACAAGATATTACAGGATCATATCCAGGTGTTAATTTGGAAGtg AAAAGATTTAAAGTGCCTGGAACGCCTGAACAGAATAAAATACCATTTGCACGAgtcaatcataataaatatatggtaACAGATAATACCGCTTATATTGGTACATCAAATTGGTCCGGAGATTATTTTACTGATACAGCCGGCATCGGTTTAATGATGCATGATCCAGTGCTGAATCGAAATACGAGTGAATTAACAGTTCGTGGTCAATTGCAAGCAGTGTTTGAACGGGATTGGAATTCAGAATATGCGTATCCAATTGAATGA
- the LOC123299656 gene encoding structural maintenance of chromosomes protein 3, whose protein sequence is MHIKQVIIQGFKSYRDQTVVEPFDKRHNVVVGRNGSGKSNFFYAIQFVLSDEFSHLRPDQRQALLHEGTGARVVSAFVEIIFDNSDARVPIEKDEVYLRRVIGAKKDQYFLNRKIVPRSEVMNLLESAGFSNSNPYYIVKQGKINQMATAPDSQRLKLLREVAGTRVYDERREESMTILKDAEGKVSKIVDFLQTIEDKLSTLEEEKEELKEYQKWDKIRRMLEYVIHEKELSDNKKKLDELENSRKSSGEEQHRYTEELKKAIENIRLYTRKVKDSKKELTQIKDERDTLTAKHQQLIKDKTKLDLTIKDLSDEVVGDNKSKQRAEIELEKLQKTIREKEAELEKLKPQYETMKKKEEECTRELSLKEQKRKELYAKQGRGSQFASKEDRDRWIQNELKSLNKQIKDKRDHRDKLTEDLRQDAIKKQQLEAKIQQQTLEQDRQQTCIGDHNKKFYELKKLKDQYQANRNDLCRRESTMHQNLASLKEDLAKADQGLRSMAGKPTLNGRDSVRKVLDTFRSRGGREGEIAKEYYGLVIENFNCEKSIYTAVEVTAGGRLFHHIVQSDKVGTQILKEMNRQSLPGEVTFMPLNRLFSKTPNYPSDKNAIPMVSKLNYDQKFDTAIRYIFGKTLICRNLEIATSLARTTELDCVTLEGDQVSAKGSLTGGYFNSTRSKLEMQKNRSELMRQINESEQELAGLREELRKIESQINSVVSDMQKAETKNSKAKGIFDKVRAEIRLMKEEINNIDRYRGTKERSLEQFKSNLEAMLTTKEGLENELHQELMAQLSVADQAEVDSLNDDIQRLTRENKDAFSIRMRLEGDKNKLEQILTNNLMRRRDELLHALEEISLEERKQQLDKSKTELKETEANIKKVKAEISEFEEKISKVSKKLKSEQIELDKWKAVEKSTQEKIEEDSKSLEKIASKQNLLEQKIAECTEKINALGALPAPEMYEKYHHMHSNKLFKELEKANSHLKKFSHVNKKALDQFMSFSDQKEKLYKRKEELDRGEQKIRELLTMLENRKVECIQFTFKQVSKNFSEVFKKLVPSGRAHLVMRKKNDEGHEISPEDMNSDNFTGVGIRVSFIEGDAEMREMNQLSGGQKSLVALGLIFAIQKCDPAPFYLFDEIDQALDAQHRKAVADMIHELSSEAQFITTTFRPELLEHAHKFYGVKFRNKVSHVECVSREVARDFVEDDQTHG, encoded by the exons ATGCATATTAAACAA gtAATTATTCAAGGTTTTAAGAGTTACCGAGACCAAACTGTTGTAGAACCGTTTGATAAACGTCATAATGTCGTTGTTGGACGAAATGGTTCTGGAAAAAGTAACTTCTTCTACG ctATACAATTCGTGCTAAGCGATGAATTCTCACATTTACGACCAGACCAACGACAGGCTTTACTTCATGAAGGTACAGGAGCCCGCGTTGTTTCAGcttttgttgaaattatttttgataattcagATGCCCGTGTGCCT ATCGAGAAAGATGAAGTATATTTACGACGTGTAATCGGTGCCAAAAAAGATCAATACTTTTTAAATCGTAAGATTGTACCACGCTCTGAAGTGATGAATTTACTTGAATCAGCTGGTTTTTCAAATTCCAATCCATACTACATCGTAAAACAGggtaaaatcaatcaaatggCTACCGCACCGGATTCGCAACGTTTAAAATTGTTACGTGAAGTAGCTGGTACACGCGTTTACGATGAACGGCGTGAGGAGTCTATGACAATTTTAAAGGATGCTGAGGGTAAAGTTAGTAAAATTGTGGATTTTTTACAAACCATTGAGGATAAGCTAAGTACATTAGAGGAAGAGAAAGAAGAATTAAAAGAATATCAAAAGTGGGATAAAATTCGTCGGATGTTGGAATATGTTATTCATGAAAAAGAATTGAGtgacaataaaaagaaattagatGAG ttggaaaattcaagaaaatcatCTGGTGAAGAACAACATAGATACAcggaagaattaaaaaaagctattgaaaatattcgattatataCGCGAAAAGTTAAAGATTCCAAAAAAGAATTAACACAAATAAAAGATGAACGTGACACTTTGACTGCTAAACACCAACAACTAATCAAAGATAAAACTAAATTAGATTTAACAATCAAAGATTTATCAGATGAAGTTGTTGGCGATAACAAATCAAAACAACGAGCTGAAattgaattagaaaaattacaaaaaacaattcGTGAAAAAGAAGctgaattagaaaaattaaaaccacaaTATGAAACAATGAAGAAAAAAGAAGAGGAATGTACAAGAGAATTATCTTTAAAAGAACAGAAACGTAAAGAATTGTATGCAAAACAAG gACGTGGTAGTCAATTTGCGTCCAAAGAAGATCGAGATCGTTGGattcaaaatgaattaaaatcattgaacaaacaaattaaagatAAACGTGACCATCGTGACAAGTTAACGGAAGATCTTCGACAAGATGCGATAAAAAAGCAACAACTTGAGGCAAAAATTCAACAACAAACACTTGAACAAGATCGTCAACAAACGTGTATCGGTGATCATAACAAGAAATtttacgaattaaaaaaattaaaagatcagTACCAAGCAAACCGTAACGATTTATGCCGTCGTGAAAGTACGATGCATCAAAATTTAGCATCGTTAAAGGAAGATCTTGCAAAAGCTGATCAAGGATTACGTTCAATGGCTGGGAAACCTACTTTAAACGGTCGTGATAGTGTTCGTAAAGTATTAGATACATTTCGGTCACGTGGAGGTCGAGAAGGTGAAATTGCTAAGGAATATTATGGAttagttattgaaaatttcaattgtgAGAAATCAATTTATACAGCTGTGGAAGTAACTGCTGGTGGTCGATTATTCCATCACATTGTTCAATCTGATAAAGTTggtacacaaattttaaaagaaatgaatcGTCAAAGCTTACCTGGAGAAGTTACATTCATGCCGTTGAATCGTTTATTCAGTAAAACACCAAATTATCCATCTGATAAAAATGCGATACCCATggtttcaaaattgaattatgaTCAAAAATTCGATACTGCTATCCGTTATATATTCGGTAAAACATTAATTTGTCGTAATTTAGAAATTGCGACAAGTTTAGCTCGAACAACTGAATTAGATTGTGTAACATTAGAAGGGGATCAAGTATCAGCAAAAGGTTCATTAACTGGTGGTTATTTCAATTCAACGCGATCAAAAttagaaatgcaaaaaaatcgTAGCGAATTAATGCGGCAAATTAATGAAAGTGAACAAGAATTAGCTGGTTTACGTGAAGAATTACGTAAAATTGAATCACAAATTAATTCTGTCGTATCTGATATGCAAAAAGCGGAAACAAAGAACAGTAAAGCTAAAGGTATTTTTGATAAAGTACGTGCTGAGATTCGACTGATgaaagaagaaataaataatatcgatCGTTATCGTGGTACTAAAGAACGTAGCCTTGAACAATTCAAATCAAACTTGGAAGCCATGCTTACTACTAAAGAAGGTTTAGAGAATGAATTACACCAAGAACTGATGGCACAATTATCAGTCGCTGATCAAGCGGAAGTTGATAGTTTAAACGATGATATTCAACGATTAACACGTGAAAACAAAGATGCATTTAGTATTCGTATGCGATTAGAGggtgataaaaacaaattagagcaaattcttacaaataatttaatgcgACGTCGTGATGAATTACTTCACGCCTTAGAAGAAATATCACTTGAAGAACGTAAACAACAATTAGATAAAAGTAAAACGGAATTAAAGGAAACTGAGGCAAATATTAAGAAAGTTAAAGCAGAAATTAGTGAGTTTGAGGAGAAAATTAGTAAAGTTagtaagaaattaaaatcaGAACAAATTGAATTGGATAAATGGAAGGCTGTTGAAAAAAGTACAcaagaaaaaattgaagaagattCAAAAAGCTTAGAAAAGATTGcttccaaacaaaatttattagagCAAAAAATTGCtgaatgtacggaaaaaattaatgcGTTAGGTGCTTTACCAGCACCAGAAATGTATGAGAAATATCATCATATGCACTCAAATAAA ttgtTCAAAGAATTGGAAAAAGCAAATAGTCATCTAAAGAAATTTAGTCATGTGAATAAAAAAGCTTTGGATCAATTTATGAGCTTTTCAGATCAAAAAGAAAAGCTTTACAAACGAAAGGAGGAATTAGATAGAGG TGAACAGAAAATTCGAGAACTGTTAACAATGTTAGAAAATCGTAAAGTTGAATGTATCCAATTCACATTTAAACAAGTTTCAAAGAACTTCAGTgaagtattcaaaaaattagtacCATCAGGACGAGCACATTTAGTaatgcgaaaaaaaaatgaCGAGGGGCATGAAATATCACCAGAGGATATGAATTCAGATAATTTTACTGGTGTTGGTATTCGAGTATCATTTATTGAGGGTGATGCAGAAATGAGAGAAATGAATCAGTTATCTGGTGGACAAAAGTCATTAGTTGCACTTGGTCTAATATTCGCCATACAAAAATGTGACCCAGCTCCCTTCTATTTATTCGATGAAATTGATCAAGCCTTGGATGCCCAACATCGAAAAGCTGTTGCCGATATGATACATGAATTATCAAGTGAAGCACAATTTATTACAACCACCTTCAGACCTGAGTTATTAGAACATGCACATAAATTTTATGGTGTTAAATTTCGTAACAAAGTTAGTCACGTGGAATGTGTTAGTCGTGAGGTGGCTAGAGATTTCGTCGAAGACGATCAAACAcatggataa
- the LOC123300314 gene encoding 5'-3' exonuclease PLD3-like isoform X1, with protein sequence MVQFRIDSLQKTNNLDDKKTVLEGGGPETEDLDLWHHQGYMLRDELDDERVTRWNRQGWCKPSCIPITVILILIFLVVLLPLLDHAMEEDNKLLNKHMRKLYENCPQSCRMSLIESIPQGLTYPNGSISLPSTYDTWSNLIDMAEETIEIGSFYWTLRRSEMWPDDSSEQGENIFQGLLDAGTNRGIKIKIAQNWPTSSQPNTDTEYLTRRGAAEVRSLNFAQINANGGGVLHTKLWVVDRKHFYVGSANLDWRALTQVKEMGAVFYNCSCLAEDIAKIFDVYWMLGENPHIPDKWPDQFSTKYNYDHPMNISFNNMSNYNFLTSIGSSPPTFCPEGRDSDIDTLLRVIQLAEKFIYISVMDYSPLTVFTPRKQYWPVIDNALRTAAIDHRIKVKMLISVWNHSHPSETNFLKSLQDITGSYPGVNLEVKRFKVPGTPEQNKIPFARVNHNKYMVTDNTAYIGTSNWSGDYFTDTAGIGLMMHDPVLNRNTSELTVRGQLQAVFERDWNSEYAYPIE encoded by the exons aTGGAACAGACAAGGTTGGTGCAAGCCTTCCTGTATTCCAATCACAGTCATcctgattttaatatttttagtggtGCTGTTACCACTCTTAGATCATGCTATGGAAGAAGAtaacaaacttttaaataaacatatgcgcaaattatatgaaaattgtcCACAATCTTGCAG AATGTCGTTAATAGAAAGTATACCGCAAGGCCTAACATATCCGAATGGTAGTATATCATTGCCTTCGACATACGATACATGGTCAAATTTAATTGACATGGCTGAAGAAACAATTGAAATCGGATCATTTTATTGGACATTACGACGTTCAGAAATGTGGCCGGATGATTCATCTGAACaaggtgaaaatatttttcaaggattATTAGATGCTGGTACAAATCgtggtattaaaataaaaattgcacaaaattgGCCAACTTCGTCACAACCGAACACCGATACAGAATATTTGACTAGAAGAGGTGCAGCTGAAGTACGAAGTTTAAATTTCGCACAAATCAATGCAAATGGTGGAGGTGTATTGCATACAAAATTATGGGTTGTGGATcgtaaacatttttatgttgGCAGTGCGAATTTAGATTGGAGGGCATTAACAcag gtgaAAGAAATGGGTGCTGTCTTTTATAACTGTAGCTGTTTAGCGGAAGATATAGCTAAAATATTCGAT GTATATTGGATGTTGGGTGAAAATCCACATATTCCTGATAAATGGCCAGatcaattttcaacaaaatacaaTTACGATCATCCAATGAACATATCATTCAATAATATgtctaattacaattttttaacttcaattgGC agTTCACCACCAACATTTTGTCCAGAAGGACGTGATTCAGACATTGATACACTGTTACGCGTAATTCAATTggctgaaaaatttatatatatttcagtaATGGATTATTCTCCGTTAACTGTTTTTACACCACGAAAACAGTACTGGCCTGTTATTGATAATGCTTTACGTACAGCCGCCATTGATCATCggataaaagttaaaatgttgATCAGTGTATGGAATCATTCTCATCCATCAGAAACGAATTTCTTGAAATCATTACAAGATATTACAGGATCATATCCAGGTGTTAATTTGGAAGtg AAAAGATTTAAAGTGCCTGGAACGCCTGAACAGAATAAAATACCATTTGCACGAgtcaatcataataaatatatggtaACAGATAATACCGCTTATATTGGTACATCAAATTGGTCCGGAGATTATTTTACTGATACAGCCGGCATCGGTTTAATGATGCATGATCCAGTGCTGAATCGAAATACGAGTGAATTAACAGTTCGTGGTCAATTGCAAGCAGTGTTTGAACGGGATTGGAATTCAGAATATGCGTATCCAATTGAATGA